The Agrococcus carbonis genome has a window encoding:
- a CDS encoding NAD(P)/FAD-dependent oxidoreductase: MGIVIIGAGLAGATAATALRQQGYDGPLTLIGAEATPPYERPPLSKGYLLGTQPFDEALVHPEPWYAEHDVSLRLGTRATAIDRDRRVVRTASATDAAGGEGTAEEDVPYDQLLLATGAAPRSLRMEGVDDFVTLRTVGDSTRLKEAFAEGTKVAIVGAGWIGLEVAAAARTAGAEVTVFETAALPLQRVLGPEVATVFAELHRGHGVDLRLSTQVTPDDLRGADVRIAAIGVTPQIELAEQAGLAMAAREEGGGVAVDATLRTSDPRILAIGDIAAHDHPVLGRRIRVEHWDTAKRQAKAAAAVLLGGDEPYRRLPYFFTDQYDLGMEYWGNPGPAGYDRVDIEGSTDALAGDAFHAFWVRGDEVVAAMHVNDWDASATIRESVGSRRSAAVR; this comes from the coding sequence ATGGGCATCGTGATCATCGGGGCGGGGCTCGCGGGGGCGACCGCCGCCACCGCGCTCCGCCAGCAGGGCTACGACGGCCCGCTCACGCTCATCGGCGCCGAGGCGACGCCGCCGTATGAGCGGCCGCCGCTGTCGAAGGGCTACCTGCTCGGCACGCAGCCGTTCGACGAGGCGCTCGTGCACCCCGAGCCCTGGTACGCCGAGCATGACGTCTCCTTGCGGCTCGGCACGCGCGCCACCGCGATCGACCGCGACCGACGGGTCGTGCGTACCGCATCCGCCACCGACGCCGCCGGTGGCGAAGGCACCGCCGAGGAGGACGTGCCCTACGACCAGCTGCTGCTCGCGACCGGCGCCGCCCCGCGGTCCCTCCGCATGGAGGGCGTCGACGACTTCGTGACGCTGCGCACCGTCGGGGACAGCACGCGGCTCAAGGAGGCCTTCGCCGAGGGCACGAAGGTCGCGATCGTCGGCGCCGGCTGGATCGGCCTCGAGGTCGCCGCCGCCGCCCGCACGGCCGGCGCCGAGGTGACGGTCTTCGAGACCGCCGCGCTCCCCCTCCAGCGCGTGCTCGGCCCGGAGGTCGCGACCGTCTTCGCCGAGCTGCACCGCGGCCACGGCGTCGACCTGCGCCTGAGCACCCAGGTAACCCCCGACGACCTGCGGGGCGCCGACGTGCGCATCGCCGCGATCGGCGTGACCCCGCAGATCGAGCTCGCTGAGCAGGCGGGCCTCGCGATGGCCGCCCGCGAGGAGGGCGGCGGCGTCGCGGTCGACGCGACGCTCCGCACCTCCGACCCGCGCATCCTCGCGATCGGCGACATCGCAGCGCACGACCACCCCGTGCTCGGCCGACGCATCCGCGTCGAGCACTGGGACACCGCCAAGCGCCAGGCGAAGGCCGCGGCCGCCGTGCTGCTCGGCGGCGACGAGCCCTACCGCCGCCTCCCCTACTTCTTCACCGACCAGTACGACCTCGGCATGGAGTACTGGGGCAACCCCGGCCCCGCCGGCTACGACCGCGTCGACATCGAGGGGTCGACGGATGCGCTCGCCGGCGACGCGTTCCACGCGTTCTGGGTGCGGGGCGACGAGGTCGTCGCCGCGATGCACGTCAACGACTGGGACGCCTCCGCGACGATCCGCGAGAGCGTCGGCAGCCGGCGCAGCGCGGCGGTGCGATGA
- a CDS encoding hypervirulence associated TUDOR domain-containing protein codes for MAARYEVGDHVSWNSEAGRIRGRVTKVHTRDFEFKGRTRHASEDEPQYELESDKTGAAAAHKGSALTRLRS; via the coding sequence ATGGCTGCGCGATACGAGGTGGGCGACCACGTGAGCTGGAACTCGGAGGCGGGGCGGATCCGCGGGCGCGTGACGAAGGTGCACACGCGCGACTTCGAGTTCAAGGGGCGCACGCGGCACGCGAGCGAGGACGAGCCGCAGTACGAGCTCGAGAGCGACAAGACGGGAGCGGCCGCGGCGCACAAGGGCTCGGCGCTGACGCGCTTGCGCTCCTGA
- the cydB gene encoding cytochrome d ubiquinol oxidase subunit II, producing MEPLAITWFVFIAVLWIGYLLLEGFDLGVGIRMLFATRDERERRVMLNTIGPVWDGNEVWLITAGAGTFAAFPAWYASLFSVLYVPLTIALVGLILRAVSIEWRGKVHTARWRGLWTAGIGVGSLIAAFCVGAMLALTSLGLPIDDNGDRVGGPFVWLGWPAIVGGLAVVGYALAHSATFLGLKADGAVRERSADFAARWAPLCLVPAAIWAVWVQLEHGGTLLSWTLVGLAVVGGAYGWMQARRRSEGRAFIGYAAFGVFGVAAVFAGMFPKVLPSTIDPAFDLTLMNAASGTYTLGVMTTITAISLPIIIGYQSWSYWVFRKRVTPGMIPEAHIVLPAILRDRDAAAPRA from the coding sequence ATGGAACCGCTCGCGATCACCTGGTTCGTCTTCATCGCCGTCCTGTGGATCGGCTACCTGCTGCTCGAGGGATTCGACCTCGGCGTCGGCATCCGCATGCTCTTCGCGACCCGCGACGAGCGCGAGCGCCGCGTGATGCTCAACACCATCGGCCCCGTCTGGGACGGCAACGAGGTATGGCTCATCACCGCCGGCGCCGGCACCTTCGCGGCCTTCCCCGCGTGGTACGCCTCGCTCTTCTCGGTGCTCTACGTGCCGCTCACGATCGCGCTCGTCGGGCTCATCCTGCGCGCGGTCTCGATCGAGTGGCGCGGCAAGGTGCACACCGCCCGCTGGCGAGGCCTCTGGACGGCGGGCATCGGCGTCGGCTCGCTCATCGCGGCGTTCTGCGTCGGCGCGATGCTCGCGCTCACCTCGCTCGGGCTGCCGATCGACGACAACGGCGACCGCGTCGGCGGGCCGTTCGTGTGGCTCGGGTGGCCGGCGATCGTCGGCGGGCTCGCGGTCGTGGGGTACGCGCTCGCCCACTCGGCGACGTTCCTCGGCCTCAAGGCCGACGGCGCGGTGCGCGAGCGCTCGGCCGACTTCGCCGCCCGCTGGGCGCCGCTGTGCCTCGTGCCGGCCGCGATCTGGGCGGTGTGGGTGCAGCTCGAGCACGGCGGCACACTGCTGTCGTGGACCCTCGTGGGGCTCGCGGTCGTCGGCGGGGCGTACGGCTGGATGCAGGCGCGCCGCCGCTCGGAGGGGCGGGCGTTCATCGGCTACGCCGCGTTCGGGGTGTTCGGCGTCGCGGCCGTCTTCGCGGGCATGTTCCCGAAGGTGCTGCCCTCGACGATCGACCCGGCGTTCGACCTCACGCTCATGAACGCCGCGAGCGGCACCTACACGCTCGGGGTCATGACGACCATCACGGCCATCAGCCTGCCGATCATCATCGGCTACCAGTCGTGGAGCTACTGGGTCTTCCGCAAGCGCGTCACGCCCGGCATGATCCCCGAGGCGCACATCGTGCTGCCGGCGATCCTGCGGGATCGCGACGCGGCGGCGCCGCGGGCGTAG
- a CDS encoding cytochrome ubiquinol oxidase subunit I has product MEALDIARWQFGITTVYHFMLVPLTLGLGMAIVVMQTIWVRTGDEKFLRMVKFWGKLYLINFILGVATGLVQEFQFGMAWSEYSRFVGDVFGAPLALEGLLAFFAESTFIGIWIFGWGRLRKGLHLAALYCAVIGSWFSAYFIIVANSWMQHPVGVELVDGRPVMVDLWAVLTNNTALAAFTHTIFGSLIVAGMFLIGISWYHLWRRRHDGIDTTDASGRVVIGEAPSVAGRDKADHGVWLWSLRFGAVLAIVAFGGTGITGDWQGKLMYEQQPMKMASAEAACHTGSAFSVLSIGDPGSTDCRDVITLIEIPGVLGFLGTGEWGADMPGITDLEPHYVDQYGETIPDDELYGSFAGTEVNYVPPMWVTYWGFRLMIGLGAITAFGAVVALWLTRRGTVPTSPWIMRLAILGILAPFAGNIAGWIFTEIGRQPFVVAPNPDPSGIDGVFMFTAAAVSPGVSAGELLFSVIALTGVYAVLMVVELFLLAKYVRGGVASAMPELAPHAPDDGAGDDHDASDRPDDRRDDVLAFAY; this is encoded by the coding sequence GTGGAAGCCCTCGACATCGCCAGGTGGCAGTTCGGCATCACGACCGTCTACCACTTCATGCTCGTGCCGCTCACGCTCGGCCTCGGCATGGCCATCGTCGTCATGCAGACCATCTGGGTGCGCACCGGCGACGAGAAGTTCCTCCGGATGGTGAAGTTCTGGGGCAAGCTCTACCTGATCAACTTCATCCTCGGCGTCGCGACGGGCCTCGTGCAGGAGTTCCAGTTCGGCATGGCGTGGAGCGAGTACTCGCGCTTCGTCGGCGACGTCTTCGGCGCCCCGCTCGCGCTCGAGGGCCTGCTCGCGTTCTTCGCCGAGTCGACCTTCATCGGCATCTGGATCTTCGGCTGGGGGCGCCTGCGCAAGGGCCTGCACCTCGCCGCGCTCTACTGCGCGGTGATCGGCTCGTGGTTCTCGGCGTACTTCATCATCGTCGCGAACTCGTGGATGCAGCACCCCGTCGGCGTCGAGCTCGTCGACGGCCGCCCCGTCATGGTCGACCTGTGGGCCGTGCTCACCAACAACACCGCGCTCGCCGCCTTCACGCACACGATCTTCGGCTCGCTCATCGTCGCCGGCATGTTCCTCATCGGCATCAGCTGGTACCACCTGTGGCGGCGCCGCCACGACGGCATCGACACGACGGATGCGTCGGGTCGCGTCGTCATCGGAGAGGCACCGTCGGTCGCGGGCCGCGACAAGGCCGACCACGGCGTGTGGCTCTGGTCGCTGCGGTTCGGCGCGGTGCTCGCGATCGTCGCCTTCGGCGGCACCGGCATCACGGGCGACTGGCAGGGCAAGCTCATGTACGAGCAGCAGCCGATGAAGATGGCCTCCGCCGAGGCCGCGTGCCACACGGGCTCGGCGTTCTCGGTGCTCTCGATCGGCGACCCGGGCTCGACCGACTGCCGCGACGTCATCACGCTCATCGAGATCCCGGGCGTGCTCGGCTTCCTCGGCACCGGCGAGTGGGGCGCCGACATGCCCGGCATCACCGACCTCGAGCCGCACTACGTCGACCAGTACGGCGAGACGATCCCCGACGACGAGCTCTACGGCTCGTTCGCGGGCACCGAGGTCAACTACGTGCCGCCGATGTGGGTGACCTACTGGGGCTTCCGCCTCATGATCGGCCTCGGCGCGATCACCGCCTTCGGCGCGGTCGTGGCGCTGTGGCTCACACGCCGCGGCACGGTGCCGACCTCGCCCTGGATCATGCGCCTCGCGATCCTCGGCATCCTCGCGCCCTTCGCCGGCAACATCGCGGGCTGGATCTTCACCGAGATCGGCCGCCAGCCGTTCGTCGTCGCGCCCAACCCCGACCCCTCCGGCATCGACGGCGTGTTCATGTTCACGGCCGCCGCCGTCTCCCCCGGCGTGAGCGCCGGCGAGCTGCTGTTCTCGGTCATCGCGCTCACGGGCGTCTACGCGGTGCTCATGGTGGTCGAGCTCTTCCTGCTCGCGAAGTACGTGCGAGGGGGCGTCGCGAGCGCGATGCCCGAGCTGGCCCCGCACGCGCCGGACGACGGCGCGGGCGACGACCACGACGCATCCGACCGACCCGACGACCGGCGCGACGACGTGCTCGCGTTCGCGTACTGA
- a CDS encoding BlaI/MecI/CopY family transcriptional regulator, producing MGTLGELERAVMDAVWDAAAPVSAYDVQAQLAEAGRDLAATTLLTVLSRLEKKGFVASDRAVRPYRYAAVASRADHVAELMHEVLHESHDRSAVLERFVGSVSAEDAAVLRELLRTAGSRG from the coding sequence ATGGGGACGCTCGGCGAGCTGGAGCGCGCGGTGATGGACGCCGTGTGGGATGCCGCCGCGCCCGTGAGCGCCTATGACGTGCAGGCGCAGCTCGCCGAGGCGGGGCGCGACCTCGCCGCGACGACGCTGCTGACCGTGCTCTCGCGCCTCGAGAAGAAGGGCTTCGTCGCCTCCGATCGCGCGGTGCGGCCCTACCGCTACGCGGCCGTCGCCTCGCGCGCCGACCACGTGGCCGAGCTCATGCACGAGGTGCTGCACGAGTCGCACGACCGCTCGGCCGTGCTCGAGCGCTTCGTCGGCAGCGTGTCCGCCGAGGACGCGGCGGTGCTGCGCGAGCTGCTGCGCACGGCGGGCAGCCGGGGCTGA
- a CDS encoding M56 family metallopeptidase, giving the protein MPGGAAAGLEGALVIPHGAVVWGAAMLWLVSVLLAWPVPVWLARAAWPARAPVVALLVWQGVGLAGGLSMIGALALSGLALAPGLSGSAGQLWALVPAIAFAAYLLVHLAVTIVQVTRQRRRHLALLDLLSSPHPTRARTRVLDDAVPVAYCLPRGAGSVTVLSQGLLDRLDPDELVAVIAHERAHVEQRHDLLLLAFRAWRAALPWFPIAALADAEVAALVEMLADDHARREVRDEVLARAILHVGASGVPGAEVEMAGSTRGSDRFKRLVA; this is encoded by the coding sequence GTGCCGGGCGGGGCGGCGGCCGGGCTGGAGGGCGCGCTCGTCATCCCCCATGGCGCGGTCGTGTGGGGCGCCGCCATGCTGTGGCTCGTCTCAGTGCTGCTCGCATGGCCGGTGCCGGTGTGGCTCGCGCGTGCCGCGTGGCCCGCCCGGGCCCCCGTGGTGGCGCTGCTCGTGTGGCAGGGCGTCGGGCTCGCCGGTGGGCTCTCGATGATCGGCGCGCTCGCGCTCTCCGGGCTCGCGCTCGCGCCAGGGCTGTCGGGCAGCGCCGGGCAGCTGTGGGCGCTCGTCCCGGCGATCGCCTTCGCCGCCTACCTGCTCGTGCACCTCGCGGTCACGATCGTGCAGGTCACGAGGCAGCGCCGGCGCCACCTGGCCCTGCTCGACCTGCTGTCGTCACCGCATCCGACCCGCGCGCGCACGCGCGTGCTCGACGACGCGGTGCCCGTCGCCTACTGCCTGCCGCGCGGCGCGGGCTCGGTGACCGTGCTCTCGCAGGGGCTGCTCGACCGGCTCGACCCCGACGAGCTCGTCGCCGTGATCGCGCACGAGCGCGCGCACGTCGAGCAGCGGCACGACCTGCTGCTGCTCGCGTTCCGCGCCTGGCGGGCGGCGCTGCCGTGGTTCCCGATCGCCGCGCTCGCCGATGCCGAGGTCGCGGCGCTCGTCGAGATGCTCGCCGACGACCACGCCCGCCGCGAGGTGCGGGACGAGGTGCTCGCGCGGGCGATCCTGCACGTGGGCGCGAGCGGGGTGCCGGGCGCCGAGGTCGAGATGGCCGGGTCGACGCGGGGGAGCGACCGCTTCAAGCGGCTCGTCGCGTAG
- a CDS encoding ATP-binding cassette domain-containing protein, whose product MSARPADSTPKEREAAPEGPARSVDPWVIEAERTASAPGFRRPALGPVPRSQVYLLGLLAALRAAGLVLVAEAVARGIAALTAGDLSAETTRLIVVLGLAGAVLRAGAEWGTSVAARRIAIGVKRSIRGRLWRQLADGDVAGGGTAVLASDGLDDLDDYYVQSLPATIAAAVVPLLVGIRVLGADWLSAVIIVLTVPLIPFFMVLIGKHTQQRTDEALSALTRLADHLAELARGLPVLVGLGRVDEQAAALEQLQRGYRERTQETLRWAFLSALALELVATISVAIVAVFLGLRLLNGTMELEPALLALILAPEAYSALRQVGTAFHASQDGLAALERAQEILRRPARADVRTASPSVEERAAEGGTRHETPGAATVPSSVEERAAEGGTRHETPTAATVPSSVEERAAEGGTRHETPTATPRIRLTDLTVHYAGRDTPTLAGISADLEGIVSVAGPSGAGKSTLLAALTGALPADAHVGGSVVGTGADAVGWAPQAPRAFADTPRDELALYGADPIAALEELGLGHVADAAVPELSPGEQRRLAVARALARADAGARVLVLDEPTAHLDRESADRVRAAILRRAPGRVVVLASHEPETTALATMTLRVGTAPSSVEERAAEGPPRHETLAAGAPARSSSSARSARIETAAVGLDTAPAAPTRPAEEAPSSVEERAAEGRSRHETLAAANGPGLDTAPPAPTRPAEGAAASSTAGLDTAPPAPTRPAEDVPSSVEERAGEGRTRHETLAAANGPGLDTAPPAPTRPAEGAAASSTAGLDTAPPAPTRPAGGRLTLRALLRGHRIRWAASIAMAALAVGFGLALTAVSGWLIVRASIEEHIMVLLVAIVGVRAFGIFRSVGRYAERLLTHDAAFRAVDGLRLRLWRAIAARGAGSRRLLEGGAPLDYLVTLADDLRDQLPRVLPPIGVGVLVIAGTGITTALVAPQLLAVVLATLILATAAGAALAIVSERGAAAARVAARSDMVRGTAALASAALDLRGNGVAGVALGQLDDAADRLALAERRAAWSAGLGTAVVTVAVTALAVLVPALAPELSGEGASVIALLALALLEPLTDLVAAVHRVPAMRALLGRLGPVLRPAPAPAWGDAPPPAPVTAVELADVAVRYPGAERPAVAGVSGRAEARRWLVLDGPSGSGKSTILSAVMGALPLERGAILAEGGRDAGYPRDRARSAHSAPRNAHIASSRDASEERRPLTDLDERAWRSTVAWCPQDAYVFDSTLRGNLLLARSRADAPDEATMRDALAQAGLAPLLGTLAEGLDTRVGAGGSALSGGERQRLAVARALLTRAELILLDEPTAHLDAPTASVMMADVRAATADRAVILVSHRAADREPGDALVRLP is encoded by the coding sequence GTGAGCGCGCGACCGGCCGACAGCACCCCGAAGGAGCGCGAGGCGGCCCCGGAGGGGCCCGCGCGCTCGGTCGATCCCTGGGTCATCGAGGCCGAGCGCACCGCATCCGCACCCGGCTTCCGCCGCCCGGCGCTCGGGCCCGTGCCGCGGTCGCAGGTCTACCTGCTGGGGCTCCTCGCGGCGCTCCGCGCGGCGGGGCTCGTGCTCGTCGCCGAGGCCGTCGCCCGCGGGATCGCGGCGCTCACGGCCGGCGACCTCTCGGCCGAGACCACGCGGCTGATCGTCGTGCTGGGGCTCGCGGGCGCGGTGCTGCGCGCCGGCGCCGAGTGGGGCACGTCGGTCGCGGCGCGGCGCATCGCGATCGGCGTGAAGCGCTCGATCCGCGGGCGGCTGTGGCGGCAGCTCGCCGACGGCGACGTCGCGGGCGGCGGCACGGCGGTGCTCGCGAGCGACGGCCTCGACGACCTCGACGACTACTACGTGCAGTCGCTGCCGGCGACGATCGCGGCGGCGGTCGTGCCGCTGCTCGTCGGGATCCGGGTGCTCGGCGCAGATTGGCTGAGCGCCGTCATCATCGTGCTCACCGTGCCGCTCATCCCCTTCTTCATGGTGCTCATCGGCAAGCACACGCAGCAGCGCACCGACGAGGCGCTCTCGGCGCTCACGCGGCTCGCCGACCACCTCGCCGAGCTCGCGCGCGGCCTGCCGGTGCTCGTCGGGCTCGGCCGGGTCGACGAGCAGGCGGCCGCCCTCGAGCAGCTGCAGCGCGGCTACCGCGAGCGCACGCAGGAGACGCTGCGCTGGGCGTTCCTCTCGGCGCTCGCGCTCGAGCTCGTCGCGACGATCTCGGTCGCGATCGTCGCGGTCTTCCTGGGCCTGCGGCTGCTGAACGGCACGATGGAGCTCGAGCCGGCGCTCCTCGCGCTCATCCTCGCGCCCGAGGCCTACAGCGCGCTGCGCCAGGTCGGCACCGCCTTCCACGCCTCGCAGGACGGCCTCGCGGCGCTCGAGCGCGCGCAGGAGATCCTGCGCCGGCCGGCGCGCGCGGACGTCCGCACGGCCAGCCCGTCGGTCGAGGAGCGCGCCGCCGAAGGCGGCACGCGTCACGAGACCCCCGGCGCCGCCACCGTCCCCTCGTCGGTCGAGGAGCGCGCCGCCGAAGGCGGCACGCGTCACGAGACCCCCACCGCCGCCACCGTCCCCTCGTCGGTCGAGGAGCGCGCCGCCGAAGGCGGCACGCGTCACGAGACCCCCACCGCTACCCCCCGCATCCGCCTCACCGACCTCACCGTCCACTACGCCGGCCGCGACACCCCCACCCTCGCGGGCATCAGCGCCGACCTCGAGGGGATCGTCTCGGTCGCCGGCCCCTCGGGCGCGGGCAAGTCGACGCTGCTCGCCGCCCTGACGGGCGCTCTGCCCGCCGACGCGCACGTCGGCGGCAGCGTCGTCGGCACGGGGGCGGATGCGGTGGGCTGGGCCCCGCAGGCCCCGCGCGCCTTCGCGGACACGCCGCGCGACGAGCTCGCGCTGTACGGCGCCGATCCGATCGCGGCGCTCGAGGAGCTGGGGCTCGGCCACGTCGCCGATGCGGCGGTGCCCGAGCTCAGCCCCGGCGAGCAGCGCCGGCTCGCGGTCGCCCGCGCGCTCGCCCGCGCCGACGCCGGCGCGCGCGTGCTCGTGCTCGACGAGCCGACCGCGCACCTCGACCGCGAGTCGGCCGATCGCGTGCGCGCGGCGATCCTCCGCAGGGCGCCTGGCCGCGTCGTGGTGCTCGCGAGCCACGAGCCCGAGACGACCGCCCTCGCGACGATGACCCTGCGCGTCGGTACCGCCCCCTCGTCGGTCGAGGAGCGCGCGGCCGAAGGCCCCCCGCGTCACGAGACCCTCGCAGCCGGCGCCCCAGCACGCTCGTCGAGTAGCGCGCGAAGCGCGCGTATCGAGACGGCAGCGGTAGGTCTCGATACGGCGCCTGCGGCGCCTACTCGACCAGCGGAAGAGGCCCCCTCGTCGGTCGAGGAGCGCGCGGCCGAAGGCCGCTCGCGTCACGAGACCCTCGCAGCGGCGAACGGCCCGGGTCTCGATACGGCGCCTCCGGCGCCTACTCGACCAGCGGAGGGGGCGGCTGCCTCGTCGACGGCGGGTCTCGATACGGCGCCTCCGGCGCCTACTCGACCAGCGGAGGACGTCCCCTCGTCGGTCGAGGAGCGCGCGGGCGAAGGCCGCACGCGTCACGAGACCCTCGCAGCGGCGAACGGCCCGGGTCTCGATACGGCGCCTCCGGCGCCTACTCGACCAGCGGAGGGGGCGGCTGCCTCGTCGACGGCGGGTCTCGATACGGCGCCTCCGGCGCCTACTCGACCGGCGGGTGGCCGCCTCACGCTCCGCGCCCTCCTGCGCGGGCACCGCATCCGCTGGGCCGCCTCGATCGCGATGGCGGCGCTCGCCGTCGGCTTCGGGCTCGCGCTCACCGCGGTGTCGGGCTGGCTCATCGTGCGCGCGAGCATCGAGGAGCACATCATGGTGCTGCTCGTCGCGATCGTGGGGGTGCGCGCGTTCGGCATCTTCCGCTCGGTGGGGCGCTACGCCGAGCGGCTGCTGACGCACGACGCGGCATTCCGCGCCGTCGACGGGCTGCGGCTGCGGCTATGGCGCGCGATCGCCGCGCGCGGCGCAGGGTCGCGGCGGCTGCTCGAGGGCGGCGCGCCGCTCGACTACCTCGTCACGCTCGCCGACGACCTGCGCGACCAGCTGCCGCGCGTGCTGCCGCCGATCGGCGTGGGTGTGCTCGTGATCGCCGGCACCGGCATCACGACCGCGCTCGTCGCGCCGCAGCTGCTGGCCGTCGTGCTCGCGACCCTGATCCTCGCGACCGCCGCCGGCGCCGCCCTCGCGATCGTCTCGGAGCGCGGCGCGGCAGCGGCGCGCGTCGCCGCACGCAGCGACATGGTGCGCGGCACCGCCGCCCTCGCGTCGGCGGCGCTCGACCTGCGGGGCAACGGCGTCGCGGGCGTCGCGCTCGGGCAGCTCGACGACGCGGCCGATCGCCTCGCCCTCGCCGAGCGCCGTGCGGCATGGTCGGCGGGCCTCGGCACGGCGGTCGTCACGGTCGCCGTGACCGCCCTCGCGGTGCTCGTGCCCGCCCTTGCGCCGGAGCTCTCGGGCGAGGGCGCGTCGGTCATCGCGCTGCTCGCACTCGCCTTGCTCGAGCCGCTCACCGATCTCGTCGCCGCGGTGCACCGCGTGCCGGCGATGCGCGCGCTGCTGGGCCGGCTCGGACCGGTGCTGCGGCCCGCGCCCGCCCCCGCGTGGGGCGACGCCCCGCCCCCGGCGCCCGTGACGGCAGTCGAGCTGGCCGACGTGGCGGTGCGCTACCCCGGCGCCGAGCGCCCCGCGGTCGCGGGCGTCTCCGGCCGCGCCGAGGCGCGCCGCTGGCTCGTGCTCGACGGCCCCTCTGGCTCGGGCAAGTCGACGATCCTGTCGGCCGTCATGGGAGCGTTGCCGCTCGAGCGCGGCGCGATCCTCGCCGAGGGTGGCCGCGATGCCGGATACCCGCGCGACCGGGCTCGAAGCGCGCATTCGGCGCCGCGGAACGCACACATCGCGTCATCTCGAGACGCCTCCGAGGAGCGCCGCCCGCTCACCGACCTCGACGAGCGCGCCTGGCGCTCGACCGTCGCCTGGTGCCCGCAGGACGCCTACGTCTTCGACTCGACCCTGCGCGGCAACCTGCTGCTCGCCCGCTCCCGCGCCGATGCCCCCGACGAGGCGACGATGCGCGACGCGCTCGCGCAAGCGGGGCTCGCGCCGCTGCTCGGCACGCTCGCCGAGGGCCTCGACACGCGGGTGGGCGCCGGCGGCTCGGCGCTCTCCGGGGGCGAGCGCCAGCGCCTCGCCGTCGCGCGAGCGCTGCTGACGCGTGCCGAGCTCATCCTGCTCGACGAGCCGACGGCGCACCTCGACGCGCCCACCGCATCCGTCATGATGGCCGACGTGCGAGCCGCCACCGCCGATCGCGCGGTGATCCTCGTCTCGCACCGCGCCGCCGACCGCGAGCCCGGCGACGCCCTCGTGCGCCTCCCCTGA
- a CDS encoding arsenate reductase/protein-tyrosine-phosphatase family protein, which translates to MPEPSPPRDADASGDDAVFRILTVCSGNLCRSPLAEQLLRARLSSPEWRDLAAVEVASAGTVARDGEPMDARAAGEADRLGLRDAGVHRTRRLRAEHVERADLVVAMAQEHRAACARLVPSATRRTFTLPELAAILTSLARADAPPLEQATGAGGAARLRAVVSAAGVERGMMPPWQGDELDIADPFRRGRLAHRRTARAVDGHVAVVAERLRELAQRR; encoded by the coding sequence ATGCCGGAGCCGTCGCCACCCCGAGACGCGGATGCGTCGGGCGACGACGCGGTGTTCCGGATCCTGACCGTGTGCTCCGGCAACCTGTGCCGCTCGCCGCTCGCCGAGCAGCTGCTCCGGGCCCGGCTGTCGTCGCCCGAGTGGCGGGACCTCGCGGCGGTGGAGGTTGCGAGCGCGGGGACGGTCGCCCGGGACGGCGAGCCGATGGATGCGCGCGCCGCGGGCGAGGCCGACCGGCTCGGCCTCCGCGACGCGGGCGTGCACCGCACGCGCCGGCTGCGCGCGGAGCACGTCGAGCGCGCCGACCTCGTCGTCGCCATGGCGCAGGAGCACCGCGCCGCGTGCGCGCGGCTCGTGCCGTCGGCGACGCGGCGGACGTTCACGCTCCCGGAGCTCGCGGCGATCCTCACGTCGCTCGCTCGCGCCGACGCCCCGCCGCTCGAGCAGGCGACCGGCGCGGGCGGTGCGGCGCGGCTGCGCGCCGTCGTCTCGGCGGCGGGCGTCGAGCGGGGCATGATGCCGCCGTGGCAGGGCGACGAGCTCGACATCGCCGACCCCTTCCGCCGCGGTCGGCTCGCCCACCGGAGGACCGCTCGAGCGGTCGACGGCCACGTCGCCGTCGTCGCGGAGCGCCTCAGGGAACTCGCGCAGAGACGCTGA